A single genomic interval of Saccharomyces kudriavzevii IFO 1802 strain IFO1802 genome assembly, chromosome: 3 harbors:
- the SNT1 gene encoding Snt1p (similar to Saccharomyces cerevisiae SNT1 (YCR033W); ancestral locus Anc_1.141) — MGYPPPTRRLGDKKRYHYSNNPNRRHPSGVYSKNGFLKSINNGFVPSPTAEISTDPSIVPTSAPPPLPSAMPASTFGIEAPRPSRYDPGSVSRPTSSSYLPARKIGSRYNPEVERPSSTAGSTPENTNSNITSNANADTGKSRYSQKTMSRYNPQSNSSSNLTHFSSSVSNAPPFYVANGNSRVRPRSIDDYSLDVSNNPEPNAASSVDGNSAHSYYSRSNKWRSVGTPSRPPFEDHVGNMATVNSNNLVHLREPFWKSNDLSFLKSSHSQSSPSLYANKFHEVSKVDRSQSPVKIEASCADEAKVTPYHDDKFQLEEPDIKPHVSTESDTSKDHGEKIEESLLKTRRELLKKHSVLEKRKEYDEVEVDVRKSEESNTDRKQDEIWTTATTTVVSAIEEDKEQGKEKRKSIEKKETPEIRNYERIYDPKVLRTDLTKLVVANDNKGYEEPLEEIERCIFPLSKSETRLWELKNQTRNKIVSKQKYLLKDTIKSFTEYPFYVQNKLIHQQATGLILTKIVSKIKKQEYLKRIKLKHDYFDLQTKYEKECEVLTKLSENLRKEEIENKRKEHELMEQKRREKGIETEKEKSIRHSSSSSSSRRRNRADFVDDAEMENVLLQIDPNYKHYQAAATIPQLILDPLKKYSHKFCDVNNLVTDKYLWASRVLKDAVDNFSDHEHSLFLEGYSIHPKKFGKISHYMGGLRTPEECVLHYYRTKKTVNYKQLLIDKNKKRKMSAAAKRRRRKERSNDEEIEIDEGKEDTMDTADKKGKSENIVEEIIHPVLVHVPELEDNPQGISENAIGIAEKESDEVVGRPEDTTTANELKRVYDVIEGNDNKSNIIKVNNELASTAVKEGVQNDYYPEESRELDFGLENALQRKKHKAALEHKTSYWSVRESQLFPELLKDFGSQWSLISEKLGTKSTTMVRNYYQRNAARNGWKLLVDETDLKRDGTSSESVQQSQILIQPERPNINVYNNIPPQQRPALGYFVGQPTQVPNTSMSSIDGSIRPFGPDFHRDSFSKVSTPLTTLPPPRLPSIQFPRSEMPEPTMADLRIRTVDHIDTLADAASSVTKTNNQNFSDERHNIDINRKSATISSLLNNSDRDTKASLQNGPRYHAQIEDTPKLNNIVVQEIKPNITTPRSSSISALLNPVNGNGQSNPDGRPLLPLNSTASQGPSSFPLPPPRTSTAGRLPPKFNFSNDPLAALAAVASAPDAINGFLSKKENNN, encoded by the coding sequence ATGGGGTATCCACCACCTACACGAAGGCTTGGAGACAAGAAAAGATACCATTATTCTAATAATCCTAATCGAAGGCATCCCTCCGGTGTCTATTCCAAAAATGGCTTTTTAAAATCAATCAATAATGGATTTGTGCCTTCTCCTACTGCAGAAATTTCAACGGACCCATCTATTGTTCCCACAAGCGCACCACCACCTCTTCCTTCCGCGATGCCTGCAAGCACATTTGGTATCGAAGCACCAAGGCCGTCCCGGTATGATCCGGGCTCAGTAAGTAGGCCCACGTCATCATCTTATTTGCCAGCTAGGAAGATTGGCAGCCGCTACAATCCAGAAGTTGAAAGACCCTCTTCAACCGCCGGTTCAACCCCGGAAAACACAAATTCGAACATCACCAGTAACGCCAATGCGGACACTGGAAAATCACGCTATTCCCAAAAAACCATGAGTAGATATAACCCTCAGTCTAATAGCTCTTCAAATCTTACGcacttttcttcaagtgtTTCAAATGCTCCCCCGTTTTACGTCGCTAATGGAAATTCTCGGGTTAGGCCTAGATCAATAGATGATTACAGTCTCGATGTATCGAACAATCCTGAACCAAATGCTGCTTCATCAGTTGATGGTAATAGCGCTCATTCTTATTACTCTAGGAGCAACAAATGGAGATCGGTTGGAACACCTTCAAGACCGCCGTTTGAGGACCATGTTGGTAATATGGCAACTGTCAACAGTAATAATTTAGTTCACCTAAGAGAAcctttttggaaaagtaACGACTTAAGTTTCTTAAAATCTTCTCATTCGCAGTCATCGCCTTCCCTTTATGCTAATAAATTTCACGAAGTAAGTAAAGTTGATAGATCACAATCACCAGTTAAAATTGAAGCGTCATGCGCGGATGAAGCAAAAGTTACCCCATATCATGATGATAAATTTCAATTAGAAGAACCGGATATCAAGCCTCATGTCTCTACAGAATCAGACACCAGCAAGGATCATGGTGAAAAGATCGAGGAAAGTCTACTTAAAACCAGGCGTGAGCTGCTTAAGAAACACTCTGTGctagaaaaaagaaaagagtaCGATGAAGTGGAAGTCGACGTTAGAAAATCGGAAGAATCTAATACGGATAGAAAGCAGGATGAGATCTGGACGACAGCGACAACTACAGTTGTTAGTGCGATTGAAGAGGACAAAGAACAgggaaaggaaaagaggaaatctATTGAGAAAAAGGAGACTCCAGAAATTAGGAATTATGAAAGGATATACGATCCAAAAGTTCTGAGAACAGACTTAACAAAGCTCGTAGTAGCAAATGATAATAAAGGTTACGAGGAGCCACTTGAGGAAATTGAGAGGTGCATTTTCCCATTATCGAAATCAGAGACAAGGTTATGggagttgaaaaatcagACAAGGAACAAAATAGTCAGTAAACAGAAATACCTATTGAAAGACACAATCAAGAGTTTTACAGAGTATCCATTTTATGTCCAAAACAAACTTATTCATCAACAGGCGACAGGGCTTATCCTAACCAAAATCGTATCTAAAATAAAGAAGCaagaatatttgaaaagaataaagttAAAGCATGATTATTTTGATTTGCAAACAAAATACGAAAAAGAGTGCGAAGTTTTGACTAAACTAAGTGAAAATTTGAggaaggaagaaattgaaaataagcGTAAGGAGCACGAGTTAATGGAGCAGAAAAGACGAGAGAAAGGTATtgaaacagaaaaagaaaagagcaTACGCCATTCGtcctcgtcttcatcatccCGTCGCAGAAATAGAGCTGATTTTGTTGATGATgcagaaatggaaaatgtACTACTACAGATAGATCCAAATTATAAGCATTATCAAGCGGCTGCAACAATCCCACAACTGATATTAGATCCACTTAAAAAGTATTCTCACAAGTTTTGCGATGTTAATAATTTAGTAACAGACAAATACCTCTGGGCGTCTAGAGTATTGAAGGACGCTGTTGATAACTTTTCTGACCATGAACATTCCCTGTTTTTGGAGGGTTATTCGATCCATcccaaaaaatttggaaaaatttcacaCTACATGGGTGGACTGCGAACTCCTGAAGAATGTGTCCTGCATTATTATAGAACCAAAAAAACTGTTAATTATAAACAACTCCTTATTgataaaaacaagaagaggaaaatgtCTGCTGCGGCCAAGCGTCGTaggagaaaagaaaggagcAACGACGAAGAAATTGAGATAGACGAAGGTAAAGAAGACACAATGGACACGGCGGAtaagaaaggaaagagtGAAAAcattgttgaagaaatcatcCACCCCGTTTTGGTGCATGTGCCTGAATTGGAAGATAATCCACAAGGTATATCTGAAAACGCCATCGGTATTGCTGAAAAAGAGAGCGATGAAGTTGTAGGTAGACCAGAAGACACTACAACGGCGAATGAACTGAAGAGGGTGTATGATGTGATCGAAGGCAACGATAACAAGTCTAATATTATCAAAGTCAACAATGAACTTGCGTCCACGGCAGTCAAAGAAGGTGTTCAAAATGACTATTATCCTGAGGAGTCTAGGGAACTCGATTTTGGTTTAGAAAACGCattacaaagaaaaaagcacaAAGCTGCATTGGAACATAAAACAAGTTATTGGAGTGTTCGTGAATCTCAACTTTTCCCAGAATTATTGAAGGATTTTGGTTCTCAATGGTCTTTGATATCAGAGAAACTGGGAACGAAGTCAACTACCATGGTAAGGAACTACTACCAAAGAAATGCTGCCCGAAATGGGTGGAAATTGTTAGTTGACGAAACGGATTTAAAGCGAGATGGAACGAGTTCAGAGTCCGTGCAACAATCCCAAATATTGATACAACCAGAGCGTCCCAATATCAACGtttataataatattcCTCCCCAGCAAAGGCCGGCTTTAGGCTACTTTGTTGGGCAACCAACTCAGGTGCCCAACACATCTATGTCTTCTATTGATGGCTCTATAAGACCCTTTGGGCCTGACTTTCATCGTGACAGTTTTTCGAAGGTTAGTACTCCTCTAACTACTTTACCACCGCCAAGGCTACCATCTATCCAATTTCCTCGCTCAGAAATGCCTGAACCTACAATGGCTGATCTGCGAATCAGAACTGTAGACCATATTGACACATTGGCCGATGCAGCCTCGTCTGTAACAAAAACTaataatcaaaattttagtGATGAAAGGCATAACATTGACATTAACCGTAAATCAGCAACAATTAGTAGTCTACTGAATAATTCTGACCGAGATACCAAGGCTTCTCTTCAAAACGGTCCCAGGTATCATGCGCAAATTGAGGACACTCCCAAGTTGAACAATATTGTGGTACAAGAAATAAAGCCGAACATCACTACGCCAAGATCCAGTTCTATTTCCGCATTGTTGAACCCTGTCAATGGGAATGGACAATCGAATCCAGATGGCAGACCGTTACTACCGCTCAACAGTACTGCTTCTCAAGGCCCTTCCAGTTTTCCACTACCGCCTCCACGCACTAGCACGGCAGGTCGTCTGCCCCCaaagttcaatttttcaaatgatcCACTGGCTGCTTTGGCTGCAGTGGCATCTGCACCAGATGCGATTAATGGGTTTTTGTCTAAAAAGGAGAATAATAACTGA
- the ELO2 gene encoding fatty acid elongase ELO2 (similar to Saccharomyces cerevisiae FEN1 (YCR034W) and ELO1 (YJL196C); ancestral locus Anc_1.140), with amino-acid sequence MNSLVTQYAAPLFDRYPQLHDYLPTIERPFFNISLWEHFDDVVTYVTKGKFIPSEFEFIAGELPLSTLPPVLYTIVAYYVIIFGGRFLLSNSKPLKLNGLFQLHNLFLTSLSLTLLLLMIEQLVPIIVQHGLYFAICNIGAWTQPLVTLYYLNYIVKFIEFIDTFFLVLKQKKLTFLHTYHHGATALLCYTQLMGTTSISWVPISLNLGVHVVMYWYYFLAARGIRVWWKEWVTRFQIIQFVLDIGFIYYAVYQKAAHLYFPILPHCGDCVGSTTATFAGCAIISSYLVLFISFYINVYKRKGTKTSRVVKRAHGGVAAKVNEYVNVDLKNVPTPSPSPKPQHRRKR; translated from the coding sequence ATGAATTCACTCGTTACTCAATATGCTGCTCCTCTGTTTGATCGTTATCCTCAACTTCATGACTATTTACCCACTATAGAACgtccatttttcaatatttcattGTGGGAGCATTTCGATGATGTCGTCACGTATGTAACTAAGGGTAAGTTTATTCCAAGTGAGTTTGAATTTATCGCAGGCGAATTGCCATTGAGTACATTGCCACCTGTACTATATACTATCGTTGCTTACTATGTGATTATTTTCGGTGGCAGGTTTTTGTTAAGTAACTCGAAGCCACTTAAATTAAATGGCCTTTTCCAATTGCataatttgtttttgacTTCTCTTTCATTGACACTGCTATTACTCATGATTGAACAGTTAGTGCCAATCATTGTTCAGCACGGGTTATACTTTGCTATTTGCAATATTGGTGCTTGGACTCAACCACTCGTTACATTATATTACTTGAATTACATTGTGAAGTTTATTGAGTTTATAGAcacctttttcttggttctgaagcaaaagaaattgacgTTTTTGCATACCTATCACCATGGCGCCACCGCTTTATTGTGTTACACTCAATTAATGGGCACCACTTCAATTTCCTGGGTCCCTATTTCCTTGAACCTTGGTGTTCATGTGGTTATGTATTGGTACTATTTCCTAGCTGCCAGAGGTATTAGGGTTTGGTGGAAGGAATGGGTCACCagatttcaaattattcaGTTTGTATTGGATATTggttttatttattatgcCGTTTACCAAAAGGCAGCCCACCTGTATTTCCCAATCCTGCCACATTGTGGCGACTGTGTGGGTTCAACTACTGCTACATTTGCTGGTTGTgctattatttcttcatatttGGTACTATTCATCTCATTTTACATTAACGTTTATAAACGTAAAGGCACCAAGACCAGTAGAGTTGTAAAGCGTGCTCATGGTGGTGTTGCCGCTAAAGTCAACGAGTACGTTAACGTTGACTTGAAAAACGTTCCTACCCCATCTCCATCGCCAAAACCTCAGCACAGAAGAAAGAGGTAA
- the RRP43 gene encoding exosome non-catalytic core subunit RRP43 (similar to Saccharomyces cerevisiae RRP43 (YCR035C); ancestral locus Anc_1.139), producing the protein MAENTALETIEVHPITFPPDVLARISPELSLQRHLSLGIRPCLRRYEEFRDITIENNTLSRYVEKDSVDAKNNILGSNILKSGKTVVITSITGGIIEENSASIKDLDDFGEDELYEVTKEEDEIANYASIYPVVEVERGRVGACTDEEMTISQKLYDSVLHSRILPKKALKVKAGVRSVNEDGTFSVLYPDELENDALNETNLKMKRKWSYVLYAKIIVLSRTGPVFDLCWNSLMYALQNVKLPKAFIDERASDLRMTIRTRGRSATIRETYEILCDQTKSLPLMISSQNIAFAANYGVIELDPESQLQNPDNAQEEVDIDMDKSQCILIADLDTEAEEISIHSTISVIASSAGRYKQLTLVGAGAKITPEMIKRSLLLSKVRANDLSARVKK; encoded by the coding sequence ATGGCTGAGAATACTGCTTTGGAAACTATTGAGGTCCACCCAATTACCTTTCCGCCCGACGTTCTAGCGAGAATTTCTCCTGAACTATCTTTACAAAGACACTTATCTTTAGGCATCAGACCGTGTTTAAGAAGATACGAAGAGTTCAGAGACATAACTATAGAAAATAACACTTTATCACGTTATGTGGAGAAAGATAGTGTGGATGCAAAGAACAATATTTTGGGTTCGAATATTCTAAAAAGTGGGAAAACTGTAGTCATCACTTCTATTACAGGCGGGAtaatagaagaaaatagtGCCTCAATCAAAGATTTGGATGATTTTGGTGAAGATGAGCTATACGAAGTGACCAAGGAGGAGGATGAAATTGCCAATTATGCTTCCATCTACCCAGTAGTGGAAGTTGAAAGAGGTAGAGTAGGTGCCTGTACCGATGAGGAAATGACCATATCACAAAAACTGTATGATTCTGTATTGCACTCTAGGATATTGCCTAAAAAGGCTCTAAAAGTAAAAGCAGGTGTTCGTAGTGTAAATGAGGATGGTACTTTTTCTGTCTTGTATCCTGATGAGTTAGAAAATGATGCATTGAACGAAACaaatttaaaaatgaaaagaaaatggtcATATGTTTTGTATGCGAAGATTATAGTCTTGAGTCGTACCGGTCCAGTCTTCGATTTATGTTGGAATTCCTTAATGTATGCTCTACAAAATGTTAAATTGCCTAAAGCATTTATAGACGAACGTGCATCGGATTTAAGGATGACTATTAGAACAAGGGGAAGGAGTGCCACTATAAGGGAAACATACGAAATTCTTTGCGACCAGACCAAGTCACTACCGTTAATGATAAGCTCACAAAATATTGCATTCGCCGCAAACTATGGGGTAATAGAGTTAGATCCAGAATCGCAACTACAGAACCCTGACAACGCTCAAGAAGAAGTCGATATTGATATGGATAAATCGCAGTGCATACTAATAGCTGATTTAGATActgaagctgaagaaataagTATTCATTCAACAATCTCTGTGATCGCTAGTTCTGCAGGGCGCTATAAGCAATTAACATTGGTGGGGGCGGGCGCTAAAATAACGCCAGAGATGATAAAAAGatcattattgttatcTAAGGTTAGAGCAAACGATTTGTCAGCCAGGGTAAAGAAATAA
- the RBK1 gene encoding putative ribokinase (similar to Saccharomyces cerevisiae RBK1 (YCR036W); ancestral locus Anc_1.138), which translates to MGITVIGSLNYDLDTFTDRLPDAGETFRANRFETHAGGKGLNQAVAIGKLKRPSSNYSVRMIGNVGNDAFGEQLKGVLNDSSVDTTHVSTCEGISTGTATILIEEKSGGQNRILIVEGANGKTVYDSRQLSRIFPEDKVEEEYVVFQHEIPDPISIIKWLHENRPNFRVVYNPSPFKAMDREDWELIDLLVVNEIEALQILETIFDYKFVEEIKERISDDFIGEYRKVCEVLHKTLIDHKKKGTVVMTLGSRGVLFCSYEDPRVQFLPAIKDVCVVDTTGAGDTFLGALVTQLYQGEKLPVAIKFSTLASSLTIQKKGAAESMPAFESVQNCMK; encoded by the coding sequence ATGGGTATAACAGTAATTGGTTCCTTGAACTACGATTTGGACACTTTTACAGATAGGTTACCTGATGCTGGAGAGACTTTCAGGGCCAATCGCTTCGAGACTCATGCAGGTGGTAAGGGGTTGAACCAGGCTGTTGCCATTGGAAAACTAAAGAGGCCCAGTAGCAACTATAGTGTTCGAATGATTGGTAACGTTGGAAATGACGCATTTGGTGAGCAATTGAAAGGCGTTTTGAATGATTCCAGTGTGGATACTACACATGTTAGCACCTGTGAAGGAATCAGTACAGGTACTGCTACTATAttgattgaagaaaaatcagGTGGTCAAAATAGAATATTAATCGTGGAGGGAGCTAATGGTAAAACTGTTTATGATTCGAGGCAACTGAGTAGAATTTTCCCGGAAGACAAGGTAGAAGAGGAGTATGTTGTATTTCAACACGAAATCCCAGACCCCATTTCCATAATTAAGTGGTTGCACGAGAACAGGCCAAATTTTCGAGTCGTATATAATCCTTCACCCTTCAAGGCCATGGATAGGGAGGATTGGGAGTTGATCGATCTTTTAGTTGtcaatgaaattgaagcaCTTCAGATCCTGGAAaccatttttgattataagtttgttgaagaaataaaggaaCGAATTAGTGATGATTTCATTGGGGAATATCGTAAGGTCTGTGAAGTCTTGCACAAAACACTTATAGATCATAAGAAAAAGGGCACTGTGGTCATGACTTTGGGTTCCAGAGGTGTGCTTTTTTGTTCGTACGAAGACCCTCGGGTACAGTTCCTTCCGGCTATAAAAGATGTCTGTGTTGTCGATACTACGGGAGCTGGAGATACTTTCCTAGGAGCTTTAGTTACCCAACTATATCAAGGGGAGAAGTTGCCTGTGGCTATAAAGTTCTCCACTTTAGCAAGTTCCTTGactatacaaaaaaaaggtgCTGCAGAGAGTATGCCAGCATTTGAGAGCGTTCAAAATTGTATGAAGTAG
- the PHO87 gene encoding SPX domain-containing inorganic phosphate transporter (similar to Saccharomyces cerevisiae PHO87 (YCR037C) and PHO90 (YJL198W); ancestral locus Anc_1.136), with the protein MRFSHFLKYNAVPEWQNHYLDYNELKNLIYTLQTDQLKQEKPDDEGVNYDADSQTQRPTPDIESNVATGDPSSSKRRFAHQLKRKLFGSKQPSSTINKKGETGEKAIDGNNVNEETIELDELSPQGKNTVINKNFISKKFFESRSSSVSSEGRTLFSSYDTFVTNLSDEKLKMDDFYKRMEAKFYERFDNLVNDLEKEGIVTRVNETFGPEMEDLPPLRDIVSSTSQIQASNNPYEVHSSNLDSELRNRYDYSEEEMDDDDVDVFADTTDNTALLNYSQFNIKSQKKSLLKQTIINLYIDLCQLKSFIELNRMGFGKITKKSDKVLHMNTRQELIESEEFFKDTYIFQHDTLSILNSKIAQLIEFYAVLMGQPGNVDACKQELKSYLHDHIVWERSNTWKDMFSLSSQNKDIIAIEDEAEKLMHEKLQIEYFMYSLPKPINLKFTTIENLAVPKLFFGKRAMKIGFIIIVTGVLLGVKTFNDPVEHRCMALVECCAFLWASEAIPLHITGLLVPLLTVLFRVLKDDQGKVMGAAAASSEILGTMWSSTIMILLAGFTLGEALSQYNVAKVLASWLLAFAGTKPRNVLLMAMCVVFFLSMWISNVASPVLTYSLLTPLLDPLDYTSPFAKALVMGVALSADIGGMASPISSPQNIISMQYLKTYGIGWGQFFAVALPTGILSMLCSWALMIVTFKIGETKLEKFKPIKTRFTIKQYYIIAVTIATIILWCVESQIESAFGSSGEIAVIPIVLFFGTGLLSTKDFNTFPWSIVILAMGGIALGKAVSSSGLLVTIARALQKKIQNDGVFAILCIFGILMLVVGTFVSHTVSAIIIIPLVQEVGNKLSNPKAAPILVFGCALLASCGMGLASSGFPNVTAISMTDKKGNRWLTVGAFISRGVPASLLAFVCVITIGYGISSSVLKGSTST; encoded by the coding sequence ATGAGATTCTCACACTTCCTCAAATACAATGCTGTCCCTGAATGGCAGAATCATTATCTTGACTATAACGAGTTAAAGAATCTGATCTACACATTGCAGACAGATCAGttgaaacaagaaaagccAGACGATGAAGGGGTGAATTATGACGCTGACTCTCAAACGCAACGTCCTACTCCGGATATAGAAAGTAACGTAGCTACTGGAGACCCTTCGTCCTCCAAGAGAAGATTTGCCCACCAGCTAAAGCGTAAGCTGTTTGGTTCTAAACAACCGTCGTCaacaataaacaaaaaggGCGAAACGGGCGAAAAAGCCATAGATGGTAATAACGTCAATGAGGAAACGATTGAGTTAGACGAATTATCTCCTCAGGGTAAAAATACTGTGATCAACAAGAATTTTATAAGTAAAAAGTTCTTTGAGTCTCGCAGTTCCTCTGTGAGCAGTGAGGGAAGGACTTTATTTAGCTCTTATGACACTTTCGTAACCAATTTGAGTGAtgagaaattgaaaatggacGATTTCTACAAAAGAATGGAAGCGAAATTCTATGAGAGATTTGACAATTTGGTTAACGActtagaaaaagaaggcaTTGTAACAAGAGTGAACGAGACATTCGGTCCTGAAATGGAGGACCTGCCTCCTTTAAGAGATATTGTCTCTAGTACATCGCAGATCCAAGCATCTAATAATCCATACGAAGTTCATTCTTCAAACCTTGATAGCGAGTTGAGAAATAGGTATGATTACAGCGAAGAGGAAAtggacgatgatgacgtGGACGTGTTCGCAGATACTACAGACAACACCGCACTTTTGAATTATTCACAATTTAACATTAAATCCcagaaaaaatctttattGAAACAAACTATAATTAACCTTTACATAGATCTTTGCCAATTAAAGTCTTTCATCGAATTAAACAGAATGGGCTTCGGTAAAATCACCAAAAAGTCTGATAAAGTGTTGCATATGAACACTAGGCAAGAACTaattgaaagtgaagagtttttcaaagacaCATACATTTTCCAACATGATACTTTGAGTATTTTAAACAGCAAGATAGCTCAACTTATCGAATTTTACGCTGTTCTAATGGGTCAACCTGGCAACGTAGATGCCTGTAAACAGGAACTAAAATCGTATCTGCACGACCACATCGTTTGGGAAAGAAGTAACACTTGGAAGGATATGTTCAGTCTTTCTTCCCAAAACAAGGATATAATAGCTATTGAAGACGaggctgaaaaattaatgCATGAAAAGCTTCAAATTGAGTATTTCATGTACTCCTTGCCTAAACCAATAAATTTGAAGTTCACTACTATCGAAAACTTGGCTGTTCCAAAGCTGTTTTTCGGTAAGAGAGCCATGAAAATAGggtttattattatcgttACAGGTGTCCTATTGGGTGTTAAGACTTTCAATGACCCCGTAGAGCACAGATGTATGGCATTAGTAGAATGTTGCGCTTTCTTGTGGGCAAGTGAGGCCATCCCCTTACACATTACAGGTCTTTTGGTCCCACTTCTAACAGTTCTTTTCCGAGTGCTAAAAGACGATCAAGGTAAGGTGATGGGAGCGGCGGCTGCCTCTTCAGAAATATTAGGTACAATGTGGTCCTCCACAATTATGATTTTACTAGCAGGTTTTACTTTGGGTGAAGCTCTGTCGCAATACAATGTCGCCAAAGTTTTGGCTTCTTGGCTATTAGCCTTTGCTGGTACCAAACCAAGAAATGTTCTTCTAATGGCAATGTGTGTGgtgttctttctttcgaTGTGGATTTCCAATGTCGCCTCTCCAGTTTTAACTTATTCTCTATTGACCCCATTATTAGACCCGTTAGACTACACTTCACCATTTGCTAAGGCATTAGTCATGGGGGTCGCACTTTCAGCAGATATTGGTGGTATGGCTTCACCTATTTCTTCACCCCAAAATATCATCTCCATGCAATATTTAAAAACTTATGGCATCGGCTGGGGTCAGTTTTTTGCTGTGGCTCTACCTACGGGTATCTTATCTATGCTATGTTCTTGGGCTTTGATGATAGTAACGTTCAAAATAGGAGAAACCAAActagaaaaattcaagccAATAAAAACTAGGTTCACCATAAAGCAATATTACATCATTGCTGTGACGATTGCTACCATTATTTTATGGTGTGTAGAGTCACAAATCGAAAGTGCCTTCGGGTCATCCGGTGAAATTGCTGTTATACCGATTGTCTTGTTTTTTGGTACAGGACTTTTATCTACAAAGGATTTTAACACATTTCCTTGGTCCATTGTTATTCTGGCTATGGGTGGTATTGCGCTTGGTAAAGCGGTTTCATCGTCAGGTTTATTAGTAACCATTGCAAGAGCCttacagaagaaaattcagaATGATGGTGTCTTCGCTATCTTATGTATTTTCGGTATCTTAATGCTTGTTGTTGGTACTTTTGTTTCACATACAGTGTCTgctatcattattatccCTTTGGTGCAAGAAGTCGGTAATAAGTTGAGTAACCCAAAAGCAGCCCCAATTCTTGTATTTGGTTGCGCCTTATTAGCATCTTGTGGTATGGGATTAGCCTCCTCCGGATTTCCCAACGTTACTGCTATTTCAATGACCGATAAAAAGGGCAATAGGTGGCTAACTGTGGGTGCATTCATTTCCAGAGGGGTTCCTGCCTCATTATTGGCGTTTGTCTGCGTCATTACTATAGGTTACGGTATTAGTTCATCCGTTTTGAAAGGAAGCACCAGTACCTAA